A stretch of DNA from Rhodothermales bacterium:
GATGAAGGCGGTACGCGAAGCCAACGAGTCCAAGGCGGGCTATTGCAACGCCTGTTTCACCTCGAACTACCCGGTACCCGTCGAAATGGGGGTGACCAAGGAGGAGAACGAGTGGTAGCCCGGTCGGTGAGTCGATCCGGGTCGTACCTAACGCCAGTTTGTGAAGAGACGATGAATTGCCCATAAACGGGCTTTTCGGGCGCACGAAGTGATTGTGAAGCCGCCCCGGCTGCGTTTCCTTCCGACAAACCCCCTCCCCCTAACCGACCCCCTTACAGCCAACGGATGCGCAATCCTGTAGACAGCGCGATCCGGGCGATGACGCTTGGGGCAGGCGTCGTCGGTCTGATCGTATTGACTGTCTTCCAACTGCTCTAGCCCCTGCGGTTTTTCCGGGTAAGAAAGGCTCACTCTTTCCCCGGATCGACAGCTCTTCAGAACACGGCCACTTCCGGGTGGCCGTGTTTTTTTGTGGGTTCTCTGCACGTGCGCTGGCGGTAGCGCGTATTGTTGGCGCGCCATGCGGTTGCTTGTCGTCGTCAATGTGTTTGACCCGGACCTGGGAGGAGGCGTGCTGTTTGCCGACTTCTGCCGTGGCCTGAGCACGCGGGGGTTCGAGGTGGAAGTCATGTGCGCCGTGCCGTACTACCCGGAATGGACGGACAAGCGGGGCCAGAACGGACTTGCGATACACCGGGAGCATGGACATCGGTCCGTACGCGTGCTCCGACATGGGCTATTCATTCCCCGGGATCCCGGATCAATGGTCCAGCGGCTGATCTACGAGGGATCGTTCTTCGCATCGCTGGTGCGCACGTTGCCGGCGCCGGGGTCGTACGACCTTGTGATGGCCTATTGCCCACTTGTAGGAGGTGTTGGTTATGGTGCGCTGGCGGCACGCCTGGCAGGGTGCCCCCTCTGGCTGAACGTGCAGGATCTGAGTGCCGAGGCGGCCGCGGCGGCTGGCATTGTTCGCAGCTCTCGAGCCGCCGAATGGTTTCGAGGGATACAGCGGTTCCTGTTCAATCGTGCGGACGTCTGGAGCACGATTTCTCCTGTGATGCAGACCACACTGGCTCCCCTGGCTCGGCGCGGGCAGACCGTACACATGCTGCCCAACTGGTTGCACGGTTCGCTGGCGGAGACGTTGGCGCACGCGCCGTCTCAGGCCCACCTCAACGGCGGCCCGGTGCGCCTGCTCTATTCCGGCAACATTGGTGGAAAGCAGGATCTGATTCGTTTCTGCAAAGCCCTGGCGCGGACTTCTGCGCGCTTCGAGTTCGATATCCGAGGCGGTGGCGCGGACGCGGAGGTGGTGGAACGTTGGGTCCAGGATACCGGCGATGCGCGATTTCGCTTCGGACCGCTTACGGATGAGGCGGAGCTCGCGGCCGGGTTGGCCGGGACGCACCTGTTCGTGGTCACCGAGAAAGAGGGCGCCGGGGGCTCGTTCATTCCGAGCAAGCTGCTGC
This window harbors:
- a CDS encoding glycosyltransferase — translated: MRLLVVVNVFDPDLGGGVLFADFCRGLSTRGFEVEVMCAVPYYPEWTDKRGQNGLAIHREHGHRSVRVLRHGLFIPRDPGSMVQRLIYEGSFFASLVRTLPAPGSYDLVMAYCPLVGGVGYGALAARLAGCPLWLNVQDLSAEAAAAAGIVRSSRAAEWFRGIQRFLFNRADVWSTISPVMQTTLAPLARRGQTVHMLPNWLHGSLAETLAHAPSQAHLNGGPVRLLYSGNIGGKQDLIRFCKALARTSARFEFDIRGGGADAEVVERWVQDTGDARFRFGPLTDEAELAAGLAGTHLFVVTEKEGAGGSFIPSKLLPAYGSGTAILSVSDAGSPLGREMAQSGAGPRLGWSEVSTLGSLISGLEPGVLNGWRQASRARSRAFDREEIIDRYAALMREAVDRHRV